From the Periophthalmus magnuspinnatus isolate fPerMag1 chromosome 1, fPerMag1.2.pri, whole genome shotgun sequence genome, one window contains:
- the xpnpep1 gene encoding xaa-Pro aminopeptidase 1 isoform X2, with protein MTSVEPDTTMSPKITGELLRLLRQAMKNCKYFPEPIQAYIVPSGDAHQSEYIAPCDCRREFISGFNGSAGTAIVTEQHAALWTDGRYFLQASQQMDNNWTLMKMGLKETPSQEDWLISVLPENSKVGVDPWIYAADQWKNMSKALTGAGHSLVSVHENMIDVIWADRPERSSTQLRTLGLEYTGLSWQDKITTLRAKMTERKITWFVATALDEIAWLFNLRGADIEYNPVFFAYAIVGMNTIRFFIDLKRLNDPALRSHLQLDSPLKPELSITTLPYESVYSELQAVCAALGPKDKVWICDKASCALTQAIPKNHRTPIPYTPLCLAKAVKNPTEIQGMRMAHIKDAVALCELFAWLEKEIPKGTVTEISAADKAEEFRSQQKEFVGLSFPTISSVGPNAAIIHYRPLPETNRTLTVNEVYLIDSGAQYIDGTTDVTRTMHFGTPSPFEKECFTYVLKGHIAVSAAIFPNGTKGHLLDSFARAALWDSGLDYLHGTGHGVGCFLNVHEGPCGISYKTFADEPLEAGMIVSDEPGYYEDGSFGIRIENIVLVVPAKPKYNYRNRGSLTFEPLTLVPIQVKMMNTELLTQKERDWVNEYHRKCRDVIGAELERQGRKEALQWLIRETQPIV; from the exons ATACTACAATGTCTCCAAAGATCACCGGAGAGCTGCTTCGGCTTCTTCGCCAGGCaatgaaaaactgtaaataCTTCCCTGAACCAATACAGGCCTACATCGTCCCGTCTGGCGATGCACACCAG AGTGAATACATTGCCCCTTGTGATTGCAGACGCGAGTTTATCTCTGGGTTCAATGGCTCTGCAG GAACAGCCATTGTGACAGAGCAACATGCTGCGCTGTGGACTGACGGGCGGTACTTTCTGCAGGCCAGTCAACAGATGGACAACAACTGGACTCTTATGAAGATGG GCCTGAAGGAGACGCCATCACAGGAGGACTGGCTCATCAGTGTCCTTCCTGAAAACTCCAAAGTTGGGGTCGATCCTTGGATTTATGCTGCTG atcagtggaagaACATGTCCAAGGCTCTGACCGGTGCCGGGCACTCTCTTGTGTCTGTGCATGAAAACATGATTGATGTTATTTGGGCAGACAGGCCTGAGCGCTCCAGCACACAGCTACGGACTTTGGGTTTAGAGTATACAG GTTTGTCCTGGCAAGACAAGATCACAACCCTGCGGGCAAAGATGACAGAGAGGAAAATCACCTGGTTTGTGGCCACAGCACTGGATGAGATTGCAT GGCTTTTTAACCTCCGTGGTGCAGACATCGAATACAACCCAGTTTTCTTTGCATATGCTATTGTGGGGATGAACACGATAAG GTTTTTCATTGACCTGAAGAGGCTGAATGACCCTGCGCTGAGGTCCCATCTTCAGCTGGACTCTCCGCTCAAACCCGAGCTGAGTATCACGACGCTTCCGTACGAGTCTGTGTATTCTGAGCTGCAGGCCGTCTGCGCCGCTCTCGGCCCCAAGGACAAAGTGTGGATCTGTGACAAGGCCAGCTGTGCACTGACCCAGGCCATCCCCAAG AATCACCGGACCCCCATCCCCTACACTCCCCTGTGTTTGGCCAAAGCTGTGAAGAACCCAACTGAAATCCAAGGAATGAGAATGGCCCAT ATCAAAGATGCAGTAGCTCTCTGTGAACTTTTTGCCTGGTTAGAGAAAGAG attcCCAAAGGCACAGTGACGGAGATATCTGCAGCTGATAAAGCTGAAGAATTCCGCAG CCAGCAGAAAGAGTTTGTAGGTCTCAGCTTCCCCACCATCTCAAGTGTCGGACCAAATGCAGCAATCATACATTATCG tCCACTGCCTGAAACCAACAGAACCCTCACCGTAAATGAAGTGTACCTGATTGACTCTGGGGCTCAGTACAT TGATGGAACCACAGACGTCACTCGCACCATGCACTTTGGAACACCTTCTCCTTTTGAGAAG GAGTGCTTTACTTATGTACTGAAGGGACACATTGCCGTCAGTGCTGCAATTTTCCCCAATGGAACCAAAG GCCACTTGTTAGATTCGTTTGCCCGTGCAGCCTTGTGGGACTCTGGATTGGACTACCTTCACGGGACAGGGCATGGTGTGGGCTGTTTCTTAAACGTTCATGAGGGCCCATGTGGCATCAGCTACAAGACATTTGCCGATGAACCTCTGGAAGCAGGCATGATCGTCAGTGATG AGCCTGGCTACTACGAAGATGGCTCATTTGGCATTCGTATAGAAAATATTGTTCTTGTTGTGCCAGCTAAACCCAAG TACAACTACAGAAACAGAGGAAGCCTTACATTTGAACCACTGACTCTAGTCCCCATTCAAGTCAAAATGATGAACACAGAGCTGCTCACCCAAAAGGAG AGGGACTGGGTGAACGAGTATCACAGAAAATGCCGGGACGTCATCGGGGCAGAGCTGGAGCGTCAGGGCAGGAAGGAGGCGCTGCAGTGGCTCATAAGAGAGACACAGCCAATCGTCTGA
- the xpnpep1 gene encoding xaa-Pro aminopeptidase 1 isoform X1, with amino-acid sequence MNTRSKLQKERTVFAQDRPFRNTTMSPKITGELLRLLRQAMKNCKYFPEPIQAYIVPSGDAHQSEYIAPCDCRREFISGFNGSAGTAIVTEQHAALWTDGRYFLQASQQMDNNWTLMKMGLKETPSQEDWLISVLPENSKVGVDPWIYAADQWKNMSKALTGAGHSLVSVHENMIDVIWADRPERSSTQLRTLGLEYTGLSWQDKITTLRAKMTERKITWFVATALDEIAWLFNLRGADIEYNPVFFAYAIVGMNTIRFFIDLKRLNDPALRSHLQLDSPLKPELSITTLPYESVYSELQAVCAALGPKDKVWICDKASCALTQAIPKNHRTPIPYTPLCLAKAVKNPTEIQGMRMAHIKDAVALCELFAWLEKEIPKGTVTEISAADKAEEFRSQQKEFVGLSFPTISSVGPNAAIIHYRPLPETNRTLTVNEVYLIDSGAQYIDGTTDVTRTMHFGTPSPFEKECFTYVLKGHIAVSAAIFPNGTKGHLLDSFARAALWDSGLDYLHGTGHGVGCFLNVHEGPCGISYKTFADEPLEAGMIVSDEPGYYEDGSFGIRIENIVLVVPAKPKYNYRNRGSLTFEPLTLVPIQVKMMNTELLTQKERDWVNEYHRKCRDVIGAELERQGRKEALQWLIRETQPIV; translated from the exons ATACTACAATGTCTCCAAAGATCACCGGAGAGCTGCTTCGGCTTCTTCGCCAGGCaatgaaaaactgtaaataCTTCCCTGAACCAATACAGGCCTACATCGTCCCGTCTGGCGATGCACACCAG AGTGAATACATTGCCCCTTGTGATTGCAGACGCGAGTTTATCTCTGGGTTCAATGGCTCTGCAG GAACAGCCATTGTGACAGAGCAACATGCTGCGCTGTGGACTGACGGGCGGTACTTTCTGCAGGCCAGTCAACAGATGGACAACAACTGGACTCTTATGAAGATGG GCCTGAAGGAGACGCCATCACAGGAGGACTGGCTCATCAGTGTCCTTCCTGAAAACTCCAAAGTTGGGGTCGATCCTTGGATTTATGCTGCTG atcagtggaagaACATGTCCAAGGCTCTGACCGGTGCCGGGCACTCTCTTGTGTCTGTGCATGAAAACATGATTGATGTTATTTGGGCAGACAGGCCTGAGCGCTCCAGCACACAGCTACGGACTTTGGGTTTAGAGTATACAG GTTTGTCCTGGCAAGACAAGATCACAACCCTGCGGGCAAAGATGACAGAGAGGAAAATCACCTGGTTTGTGGCCACAGCACTGGATGAGATTGCAT GGCTTTTTAACCTCCGTGGTGCAGACATCGAATACAACCCAGTTTTCTTTGCATATGCTATTGTGGGGATGAACACGATAAG GTTTTTCATTGACCTGAAGAGGCTGAATGACCCTGCGCTGAGGTCCCATCTTCAGCTGGACTCTCCGCTCAAACCCGAGCTGAGTATCACGACGCTTCCGTACGAGTCTGTGTATTCTGAGCTGCAGGCCGTCTGCGCCGCTCTCGGCCCCAAGGACAAAGTGTGGATCTGTGACAAGGCCAGCTGTGCACTGACCCAGGCCATCCCCAAG AATCACCGGACCCCCATCCCCTACACTCCCCTGTGTTTGGCCAAAGCTGTGAAGAACCCAACTGAAATCCAAGGAATGAGAATGGCCCAT ATCAAAGATGCAGTAGCTCTCTGTGAACTTTTTGCCTGGTTAGAGAAAGAG attcCCAAAGGCACAGTGACGGAGATATCTGCAGCTGATAAAGCTGAAGAATTCCGCAG CCAGCAGAAAGAGTTTGTAGGTCTCAGCTTCCCCACCATCTCAAGTGTCGGACCAAATGCAGCAATCATACATTATCG tCCACTGCCTGAAACCAACAGAACCCTCACCGTAAATGAAGTGTACCTGATTGACTCTGGGGCTCAGTACAT TGATGGAACCACAGACGTCACTCGCACCATGCACTTTGGAACACCTTCTCCTTTTGAGAAG GAGTGCTTTACTTATGTACTGAAGGGACACATTGCCGTCAGTGCTGCAATTTTCCCCAATGGAACCAAAG GCCACTTGTTAGATTCGTTTGCCCGTGCAGCCTTGTGGGACTCTGGATTGGACTACCTTCACGGGACAGGGCATGGTGTGGGCTGTTTCTTAAACGTTCATGAGGGCCCATGTGGCATCAGCTACAAGACATTTGCCGATGAACCTCTGGAAGCAGGCATGATCGTCAGTGATG AGCCTGGCTACTACGAAGATGGCTCATTTGGCATTCGTATAGAAAATATTGTTCTTGTTGTGCCAGCTAAACCCAAG TACAACTACAGAAACAGAGGAAGCCTTACATTTGAACCACTGACTCTAGTCCCCATTCAAGTCAAAATGATGAACACAGAGCTGCTCACCCAAAAGGAG AGGGACTGGGTGAACGAGTATCACAGAAAATGCCGGGACGTCATCGGGGCAGAGCTGGAGCGTCAGGGCAGGAAGGAGGCGCTGCAGTGGCTCATAAGAGAGACACAGCCAATCGTCTGA
- the xpnpep1 gene encoding xaa-Pro aminopeptidase 1 isoform X3 encodes MSPKITGELLRLLRQAMKNCKYFPEPIQAYIVPSGDAHQSEYIAPCDCRREFISGFNGSAGTAIVTEQHAALWTDGRYFLQASQQMDNNWTLMKMGLKETPSQEDWLISVLPENSKVGVDPWIYAADQWKNMSKALTGAGHSLVSVHENMIDVIWADRPERSSTQLRTLGLEYTGLSWQDKITTLRAKMTERKITWFVATALDEIAWLFNLRGADIEYNPVFFAYAIVGMNTIRFFIDLKRLNDPALRSHLQLDSPLKPELSITTLPYESVYSELQAVCAALGPKDKVWICDKASCALTQAIPKNHRTPIPYTPLCLAKAVKNPTEIQGMRMAHIKDAVALCELFAWLEKEIPKGTVTEISAADKAEEFRSQQKEFVGLSFPTISSVGPNAAIIHYRPLPETNRTLTVNEVYLIDSGAQYIDGTTDVTRTMHFGTPSPFEKECFTYVLKGHIAVSAAIFPNGTKGHLLDSFARAALWDSGLDYLHGTGHGVGCFLNVHEGPCGISYKTFADEPLEAGMIVSDEPGYYEDGSFGIRIENIVLVVPAKPKYNYRNRGSLTFEPLTLVPIQVKMMNTELLTQKERDWVNEYHRKCRDVIGAELERQGRKEALQWLIRETQPIV; translated from the exons ATGTCTCCAAAGATCACCGGAGAGCTGCTTCGGCTTCTTCGCCAGGCaatgaaaaactgtaaataCTTCCCTGAACCAATACAGGCCTACATCGTCCCGTCTGGCGATGCACACCAG AGTGAATACATTGCCCCTTGTGATTGCAGACGCGAGTTTATCTCTGGGTTCAATGGCTCTGCAG GAACAGCCATTGTGACAGAGCAACATGCTGCGCTGTGGACTGACGGGCGGTACTTTCTGCAGGCCAGTCAACAGATGGACAACAACTGGACTCTTATGAAGATGG GCCTGAAGGAGACGCCATCACAGGAGGACTGGCTCATCAGTGTCCTTCCTGAAAACTCCAAAGTTGGGGTCGATCCTTGGATTTATGCTGCTG atcagtggaagaACATGTCCAAGGCTCTGACCGGTGCCGGGCACTCTCTTGTGTCTGTGCATGAAAACATGATTGATGTTATTTGGGCAGACAGGCCTGAGCGCTCCAGCACACAGCTACGGACTTTGGGTTTAGAGTATACAG GTTTGTCCTGGCAAGACAAGATCACAACCCTGCGGGCAAAGATGACAGAGAGGAAAATCACCTGGTTTGTGGCCACAGCACTGGATGAGATTGCAT GGCTTTTTAACCTCCGTGGTGCAGACATCGAATACAACCCAGTTTTCTTTGCATATGCTATTGTGGGGATGAACACGATAAG GTTTTTCATTGACCTGAAGAGGCTGAATGACCCTGCGCTGAGGTCCCATCTTCAGCTGGACTCTCCGCTCAAACCCGAGCTGAGTATCACGACGCTTCCGTACGAGTCTGTGTATTCTGAGCTGCAGGCCGTCTGCGCCGCTCTCGGCCCCAAGGACAAAGTGTGGATCTGTGACAAGGCCAGCTGTGCACTGACCCAGGCCATCCCCAAG AATCACCGGACCCCCATCCCCTACACTCCCCTGTGTTTGGCCAAAGCTGTGAAGAACCCAACTGAAATCCAAGGAATGAGAATGGCCCAT ATCAAAGATGCAGTAGCTCTCTGTGAACTTTTTGCCTGGTTAGAGAAAGAG attcCCAAAGGCACAGTGACGGAGATATCTGCAGCTGATAAAGCTGAAGAATTCCGCAG CCAGCAGAAAGAGTTTGTAGGTCTCAGCTTCCCCACCATCTCAAGTGTCGGACCAAATGCAGCAATCATACATTATCG tCCACTGCCTGAAACCAACAGAACCCTCACCGTAAATGAAGTGTACCTGATTGACTCTGGGGCTCAGTACAT TGATGGAACCACAGACGTCACTCGCACCATGCACTTTGGAACACCTTCTCCTTTTGAGAAG GAGTGCTTTACTTATGTACTGAAGGGACACATTGCCGTCAGTGCTGCAATTTTCCCCAATGGAACCAAAG GCCACTTGTTAGATTCGTTTGCCCGTGCAGCCTTGTGGGACTCTGGATTGGACTACCTTCACGGGACAGGGCATGGTGTGGGCTGTTTCTTAAACGTTCATGAGGGCCCATGTGGCATCAGCTACAAGACATTTGCCGATGAACCTCTGGAAGCAGGCATGATCGTCAGTGATG AGCCTGGCTACTACGAAGATGGCTCATTTGGCATTCGTATAGAAAATATTGTTCTTGTTGTGCCAGCTAAACCCAAG TACAACTACAGAAACAGAGGAAGCCTTACATTTGAACCACTGACTCTAGTCCCCATTCAAGTCAAAATGATGAACACAGAGCTGCTCACCCAAAAGGAG AGGGACTGGGTGAACGAGTATCACAGAAAATGCCGGGACGTCATCGGGGCAGAGCTGGAGCGTCAGGGCAGGAAGGAGGCGCTGCAGTGGCTCATAAGAGAGACACAGCCAATCGTCTGA
- the si:dkey-246e1.3 gene encoding uncharacterized protein si:dkey-246e1.3, with protein sequence MENHLNGTDALVQEDNEISAAVFEFKVFNIVITVLALCILAVTGVYCITVCYNRTRQSKRAHVYESAVTQGEPDHPVSVKAVKRSTSFLNPLAFLRRSERAKDNSRIYYIYSNPLPIGLKEDEEKEVEAKVNWDPEEKSSPTFEEYARDPNSGVILDPPVFYMQL encoded by the exons ATGGAAAATCATTTGAATGGGACGGATGCTCTGGTGCAGGAAGACAATGAGATAAGTGCTGCAGTGTTTG aatTTAAAGTCTTTAACATTGTCATCACTGTCCTGGCCCTGTGCATTCTTGCTGTTACCGGCGTCTACTGCATCACTGTTTGTTATAATCGAACCAG ACAGTCCAAGAGAGCCCATGTGTATGAGAGTGCTGTGACCCAGGGTGAACCGGACCACCCAGTCTCCGTCAAAGCAGTGAAGAGGTCCACCAGCTTCCTCAACCCCCTGGCTTTTCTGAGGAGATCAGAGAGAGCCAAGGACAACTCACGGATCTACTACATCTACAGCAACCCTCTGCCCATCGGCCTGAAAGAGGATGAGGAAAAGGAGGTGGAGGCCAAAGTCAACTGGGACCCTGAGGAGAAGAGCAGCCCCACATTTGAGGAGTATGCCAGGGACCCCAACAGTGGAGTCATACTGGACCCACCCGTTTTTTACATGCAGCTTTAG